ataagaagaagaaaccagaGGAAGAAGAACTAAAGGTGACAGTTCAGGATGTGGAAGAGAAGCTTTCGCAGATGAAGCTAGATCGTACCAATGACCGGCTGAAGGTGGCTATTCTGTACTTTTTGGCCACAATTATAGATGAGAAGTCCAAATATGGAGGCCCCATCGATCCTTTTCTTCTGCAAATTGTTGATGATCTAGAGCTGTGTAATAAATTTCCATGGGGACGTTTCACGTTTGATCACTGCATGAAAGATATCAAACATGTGAAGGATCATTTTAGAAGAGGACtgcccgaaaacccgaaatggACATTTCCTGGGTTCATCAACCCTTTAGAGGTAAATTGCATGAATATTTCAGAAGCATATAGCATATGATATATGAACTAATATGTTTGCTTGCAATGATGTGCAGATATTGGCATTTGAATGCATTCCTGTCCTGAAGGCAGAATTTAGAGAACCTGTGCCAAACTACGACCCTAGTTGTCCAAGAATGTGCAAGTGGAAGTTCACATCAACTGGGACAACATGATATGCACTGGAAGAACTTTATAAGGCTCTTGGAAACACAAAGGTGAAAATTTAGTAAGATGTTTGTGGAATTTTTGATGAAACTTTGGGTTCAGTAAACTTAATAATGcttaatctgttttttttttcagacaatTTCTAGAATTTTGCCACCAATTGAACGTGAGCAACAAGTTATCTACCAAACAATGGACGAAGGATGTTGGGAAGATATGGAACTTTTAGATGAtggggatgatgatgatgcaatTGTTGATGTATGGAACAAGTTCATAGTTCAGGAAAGAGGGCAGATATTTTGGGAGGATATCTGCAAGGAAGATATTAAGTCTCGAAGTCTAGAGATAGAACAGCTAGAAGGGGATCaactggaggaggaggagcatgaGGCTGGGAACGAGCCTCCGATGATTGTCGGTGGAGAAGCTGTGGCAGATCTTGAAAGTTTAAAAGAAACGGTGATGAGTCTGATGAGTCAGATGACTACAATGGAAGGGAATGTTAATAACAAGCTTGAGGGCTTTGACAGAAGGCTAAAAATGTTGGAAGGAGATAGTATTGGGAGAGAAGGTTTTGAAAATATGGACTTTCAATATAATGAAGATGGTGGAACGTCTGGACAGCAAGAGAAAGgtataattacattttaaaaagta
This Brassica napus cultivar Da-Ae chromosome C6, Da-Ae, whole genome shotgun sequence DNA region includes the following protein-coding sequences:
- the LOC106404578 gene encoding prostatic spermine-binding protein-like isoform X4 is translated as MDEGCWEDMELLDDGDDDDAIVDVWNKFIVQERGQIFWEDICKEDIKSRSLEIEQLEGDQLEEEEHEAGNEPPMIVGGEAVADLESLKETVMSLMSQMTTMEGNVNNKLEGFDRRLKMLEGDSIGREGFENMDFQYNEDGGTSGQQEKGNEDEEDEDDGKEAEHDDDNGEKDDTEKEHEDEEAEDDGNEHEDEDNDEKDDTEKDHDEEAEDDGNEHENDGKEPEKELEVQPEKEATDDGEEYTLRVMEAAAEKVEAEAADKVEAEAARKRSNGEAKEGVEAFTLAEVSFC